A region from the Aphis gossypii isolate Hap1 chromosome 1, ASM2018417v2, whole genome shotgun sequence genome encodes:
- the LOC114127517 gene encoding uncharacterized protein LOC114127517, whose protein sequence is MNRYYEAYPKSGGTMLTLPPPPLSDPSATWNSYSSEPVKGLGNRIKPDRNRHAVNVQKMQWRNSNWVDGFPELVSSMTIADVSPRFAVKRILLLYENAQYREAANFVNRLSHNTFKAILDQLPIDLFVEAMPHSLSILEALYAKVFLSSDCGVKVLRPEHVLMRLVKLFTGTAAGGAERWLGSTRKLLKVIVLSEPKLRKALQVRRRSLDKAVEGLGQHGLVGTSDETLTNLHDALKVEFQKLVDTYKAALLKLEELSLSGKRDGVSKGPAPVQASHQRQLSLQQSDIQERLIKNKTLLNVVEPVLENKSMAILLTILKRRVEYDKDALFQFTQLRKELKVESEHVVAPLLMRYSHACEQVLEFMKEVAEDEDSSDISGYHSDSDSAIMMSGNSPYVTKRARHNFISRSVRSSSNHSTRTRLVMSTGSSSASPPDGGESSTTATPNWEWSTEKSMNTLTCCRKCGPQTALQLQTVNDDREKLALQTELEATKAELERTKAKLESLNKAAKQAQSSKELSGPRLVRCYGNLYSQARVEALEKLDVLPQLADATELKSKILFSVVVLAFRSTQAMLNQKKEQVKRLLFYPTPSGSAHVELEASICSYLRRTVDTFDLTQCIEEVSSQLWATLYDYPCLKTCAGLHQYICDAVRLAWALVNQTPSFVLEYEQRSFKRDLHVRYHSSDLESNQVRTYLWPALLEGQGGPCVHKAVVLT, encoded by the exons ATGAACAGATATTACGAGGCGTACCCGAAAAGCGGTGGAACCATGCTCAccctgccgccgccgccgctgtcCGATCCGTCGGCCACGTGGAACTCGTACAGCTCCGAACCGGTCAAAGGACTCGGAAACAGGATCAAGCCGGACCGGAACCGGCATGCCGTGAACGTGCAAAAGATGCAGTGGCGTAACTCCAACTGGGTCGACGGATTTCCGGAGCTGGTGAGTTCGATGACCATTGCGGACGTAAGCCCGAGGTTTGCGGTGAAGCGCATATTGTTGCTGTACGAGAACGCTCAGTACAGGGAAGCGGCAAACTTTGTGAACCGGCTCAGCCACAACACGTTCAAGGCGATCCTCGACCAGCTGCCCATCGATCTGTTCGTCGAAGCGATGCCGCACAGTCTGTCCATACTGGAGGCGCTTTACGCCAAAGTGTTCCTGTCGTCCGATTGCGGCGTCAAGGTGCTCCGACCCGAACACGTACTCATGCGGCTGGTCAAGCTCTTCACCGGCACCGCGGCGGGCGGAGCCGAACGATGGCTGGGAAGTACGCGCAAGCTGCTCAAGGTGATCGTACTCTCCGAGCCAAAGCTCCGAAAAGCTCTGCAGGTGCGCCGCCGGTCATTGGACAAGGCGGTCGAGGGCCTGGGCCAGCACGGGCTGGTGGGCACCAGTGACGAAACGCTCACCAACTTGCACGACGCGCTCAAGGTGGAGTTCCAGAAGCTAGTGGACACGTACAAAGCGGCCTTGCTCAAGCTCGAGGAGCTCAGTCTGTCCGGAAAACGGGATGGCGTGAGCAAGGGCCCAGCGCCAGTACAGGCATCGCACCAGCGTCAGTTATCCCTGCAGCAGTCCGACATCCAGGAGCGGCTCATCAAGAACAAGACACTGCTGAACGTCGTTGAACCCGTTTTGGAGAACAAGTCGATGGCTATACTGTTGACCATACTCAAACGCCGTGTCGAGTACGACAAGGACGCGCTGTTTCAGTTCACTCAGCTCCGGAAGGAACTCAAAGTCGAATCGGAACACGTAGTGGCGCCACTACTCATGAGATACTCGCATGCTTGCGAACAG gTTTTGGAATTTATGAAAGAGGTCGCCGAAGATGAAGACTCTAGCGACATATCTGGCTACCATTCGGACTCAGACAGTGCCATAATGATGTCGGGAAATTCACCATATGTCACCAAAAGAGCCAGGCACAATTTCATTTCACGTTCAG TGCGGTCAAGCAGCAATCACAGCACTCGCACCAGATTAGTAATGAGTACTGGATCGAGTTCGGCAAGTCCCCCTGATGGCGGAGAGTCGTCTACGAcag CGACACCAAATTGGGAATGGTCAACCGAGAAATCGATGAATACGTTGACCTGTTGTCGTAAGTGTGGACCACAGACAGCATTGCAATTGCAAACCGTTAATGATGATCGAGAGAAGTTGGCCTTGCAGACAGAGCTGGAAGCTACAAAAGCCGAACTAGAAAGAACTAAAGCTAAACTCGAGTCTTTAAACAAAGCTGCCAAACAGGCACAATCTTCTAA GGAGTTGAGTGGACCGAGATTGGTCAGATGCTACGGTAACCTGTATTCACAAGCCCGCGTCGAAGCACTTGAAAAATTAGACGTGTTACCGCAGCTCGCCGACGCCACAGAGCTGAAATCGAAAATCCTCTTCTCCGTTGTCGTC TTGGCGTTCAGGTCCACCCAAGCCATGTTGAaccaaaaaaaagaacaagtGAAGCGGCTACTGTTCTATCCTACGCCGTCCGGTTCGGCACACGTCGAATTGGAGGCTTCCATCTGCTCCTATTTGAGGAGAACAGTGGACACTTTTGATTTAACCCAGTGCATCGAG GAAGTAAGCTCTCAGCTGTGGGCGACATTGTACGACTACCCGTGTCTAAAAACGTGTGCCGGTCTCCATCAATACATCTGTGACGCAGTACGCTTAGCTTGGGCACTAGTCAATCAG